A genomic window from Spodoptera frugiperda isolate SF20-4 chromosome 29, AGI-APGP_CSIRO_Sfru_2.0, whole genome shotgun sequence includes:
- the LOC118268697 gene encoding solute carrier family 22 member 3-like, translating to MSLRFNPLILKNHEVASNFIADSIKITMERDRRVSSTVRLLESDFEDDYIVKSIGAFGVWQATVCVIAAFVRLTAIWNMLSIVFLTPTTEFICTQFENNATIKAENSTCYSNCVEYKYYEDLFDETLISEFGLICENAWKASFTQSMLMFGFLVGVSLFGWISDRYGRRIGLIISSFLNIVFMSAVPFSPSYWIFNGLRFFIGMASGGAMIISLVFIIEIVGPQHREAAGSLAIMPDGLAQALLSVFAYFAVDWRMFLMEYAITSFFIYVFIICLPESPRWLMSKGNGEKALEVLTRAAKRNKLNTSAIRENIAMALDEMLVNDKEVRKSSYLDLFRTKKIALKTISSIMIWISAGACYFGINQYITFIGSNVYLIVILLGSIQIPTCPLAMMMNKTFGRRISTVATLSVIGITMTILIFVPPGHTGCTILGIIGFAATCTTFGVLCVYVSELFPTPLRTMAYGLSSAGAKIGAMVAPFVATINPHWIPSLIFAVLPFIASMFCVILPETKGRQLQDII from the exons atgtcgcTAAGATTTAACCCTTTAATTCTCAAAAATCACGAAGTAGCATCAAATTTTATTGCagattctataaaaataactatggaAAGGGATAGACGAGTTAGTAGTACTGTTCGATTACTTGAAAGTGATTTTGAAGATGATTATATTGTGAAATCTATCGGTGCATTTGGTGTGTGGcaagcaactgtttgtgtgatcgcAGCGTTTGTAAGACTAACAGCAATATGGAACATGCTATCAATCGTTTTCCTCACACCTACTACAGAATTTATATGCAcacaatttgaaaataatgcaACTATAAAAGCAGAAAACTCAACGTGTTACAGTAACTGTGTGGAATACAAGTATTATGAAGATTTATTTGACGAGACATTGATCTCAGAATTTGGATTGATTTGTGAGAATGCTTGGAAAGCTAGTTTTACTCAATCAATGTTAATGTTTGGGTTTCTAGTTGGAGTTTCCTTGTTTGGGTGGATTTCGGACAG ataCGGCCGCCGTATTGGATTAATAATATCTTCATTTCTTAACATCGTATTTATGTCAGCTGTGCCATTTTCTCCAAGTTACTGGATATTTAACGGCTTGAGGTTCTTTATAGGAATGGCCTCAGGTGGTGCAATGATAATCAGTctagtatttattattgaaatagttGGACCACAGCACAGAGAGGCTGCGGGCAGTTTAGCAATAATGCCTGATGGATTAGCACAAGCACTGCTCTCTGTATTTGCCTATTTTGCTGTGGATTGGAGAATGTTCCTTATGGAGTATGCTATaacatcattttttatttacgtgtTTATTATTTGCTTACCTGAATCACCCAGATGGTTGATGTCTAAAGGTAATGGAGAGAAAGCTCTTGAAGTTTTAACGAGAGCTGCGAAAag aaacaagTTAAACACTTCAGCTATACGAGAAAATATTGCCATGGCTCTAGATGAAATGCTAGTAAATGACAAAGAAGTACGCAAGTCATCATATTTGGATCTGTTCAGAACTAAGAAGATTGCTTTGAAGACAATATCTTCAATAATGATCTGGATTTCAGCAGGAGCTTGTTACTTTGGCATAAACCAATACATTACGTTTATTGGATCGAATGTTTATTTGATTGTGATATTATTAGGATCCATACAG attCCAACATGTCCGCTAGcaatgatgatgaataaaacCTTTGGTAGAAGGATATCTACAGTAGCAACTTTATCAGTCATTGGTATCACAATGACGATCCTCATATTTGTGCCACCAGGACATACAGGGTGTACTATACTTGGCATCATCGGTTTTGCAGCCACCTGTACCACATTCGGAGTTCTCTGTGTTTACGTTTCTGAATTGTTCCCTACTCCATTGCGCACTATGGCTTACGGTTTGAGCTCTGCTGGTGCTAAAATAGGAGCAATGGTTGCGCCATTTGTAGCAACCATCAACCCACATTGGATACCTTCATTGATATTTGCAGTTCTACCGTTTATTGCTTCTATGTTTTGTGTTATACTACCAGAAACTAAAGGGAGACAGTTGCAAGATATTATATGA